From a single Nicotiana tabacum cultivar K326 chromosome 8, ASM71507v2, whole genome shotgun sequence genomic region:
- the LOC107772739 gene encoding glycine cleavage system H protein, mitochondrial — MALRMWASSTANALRVSRTNLVAPSFSLSRCFSTVLDGLKYASSHEWVKHDGSVATVGITDHAQDHLGEVVFVDLPETGGSVSQGSSFGAVESVKATSDINCPISGEIVEVNTKLTETPGLVNSSPYEDGWMIKVKPSSPSELESLMGSKEYTKFCEEEDSH; from the exons atggCTTTGAGAATGTGGGCTTCTTCAACGGCCAATGCACTAAGAGTCTCCAGAACCAATCTAGTTGCCCCCTCTTTTTCTCTTTCCAGATGCTTTTCAACTG TTCTTGATGGGCTGAAGTATGCATCTTCACATGAATGGGTGAAGCATGACGGTTCGGTGGCCACTGTTGGCATCACTGATCATGCTCAG GACCATCTTGGAGAAGTAGTGTTTGTTGATCTACCAGAAACTGGTGGTTCTGTTTCCCAAGGAAGCAGCTTTGGAGCTGTCGAAAGTGTCAAAGCCACCAGTGACATTAATTGTCCTATCTCGGGCGAGATTGTTGAGGTCAACACAAAGCTTACTGAAACGCCTGGCTTG GTGAATTCAAGCCCATATGAAGATGGATGGATGATTAAAGTGAAGCCAAGCAGTCCATCAGAATTGGAATCTTTGATGGGTTCCAAAGAGTACACAAAATTCTGTGAAGAAGAGGATAGCCATTAA